The Patescibacteria group bacterium DNA window TATTTTCCAACAAGTACAACACCAAAAGATTCCATCAAAGTCTAGGTTACCTAACCCCTCAAGAATATGTTATATTGCAGAGGCAAAGAAAGGAGAACAACCGTTCTCTATCTATGGGTCCAGCACAGCAGGTTGACATTTTGGTAACTTTGTTGTAACTTGTCTTTAATCTTACTGCCCCAGATAAAACTTCAAATTTAAATATGTTAATAAAACCGGAGATTTCACGCTTCGCTAAAATCAAAGTCGTTGGTATCGGTGGCGGCGGTTGCAACGCCATTAACTCCATGATTGCCGTTAATCAAATTGGAGGCGTTGATTTTATCGGTATCAATTGTGACGCCCAGGCTCTTTTGACCTGCCAGGCCCCAACGAAAATTCAAATCGGCGAGAATCTGACTCGGGGTTTAGGTTGCGGCGGCAATCCCGAGATCGGCCGTCAAGCCGCTGAAGAATCCAAGGAAAAAATTAAAGAGATCCTGAACGATTCCGATATGGTTTTTTTAACCTGCGGCGAGGGCGGCGGAACCGGGACAGGCGCTTCGCCTATTATTGCCGAGATGGCAAAATCTTTAGGCGCTTTAACCGTAGCCGTCGTGACCAAGCCTTTTGTTTTTGAAGGAACAAGGAGAATGGTCATCGCCGAAGAAGGAGCCTTAAATCTTAAAGAAAAGGTTGATACCTTAATCATTATTCCCAATCAGCGGATTATGGAAGTCGTTGACAAAAAAATGACTCTTTTGGAAGCTTTCCAGGTTGCCGACAGCGTTTTAGGACAAGGCGTTCAGGGGATTTCCGATTTAATTACCATGCCGGGATTGATCAATGTTGATTTTGCCGACGTTCGGGCCATTATGACCAATGCCGGTTCAGCCCTAATGGGCATCGGGACCGGGGTCGGTGAAAATCGGGCGGTCATGGCGGCCAGAACCGCGGTGGCTTCGCCGCTTTTGGAAATTTCCATTGACGGAGCCAAAGGCGTGCTTTTCAATATTACCGGCGGACCGGATTTGACGATGACGGAGGTGGATGAAGCCGCCAAGCTGATCGCTTCATCGGTTGACGCCGACGCCAATATTATTTTCGGAGCCACGATTGACGAGCAGATGGTTGATCAGGTGAAGATTGCCGTGATTGCGACCGGCTTTGA harbors:
- the ftsZ gene encoding cell division protein FtsZ, with the protein product MLIKPEISRFAKIKVVGIGGGGCNAINSMIAVNQIGGVDFIGINCDAQALLTCQAPTKIQIGENLTRGLGCGGNPEIGRQAAEESKEKIKEILNDSDMVFLTCGEGGGTGTGASPIIAEMAKSLGALTVAVVTKPFVFEGTRRMVIAEEGALNLKEKVDTLIIIPNQRIMEVVDKKMTLLEAFQVADSVLGQGVQGISDLITMPGLINVDFADVRAIMTNAGSALMGIGTGVGENRAVMAARTAVASPLLEISIDGAKGVLFNITGGPDLTMTEVDEAAKLIASSVDADANIIFGATIDEQMVDQVKIAVIATGFDETKKRLREMVTPTPVQQQMPSVTEGGPTPPPPPPPDENPPEHDEWDIPAFLRQGR